The genomic window GTCGGCCGGCGACGCCCCCGCCCGGGCCACACTCGCCATCCACGGGGAGGGAGAGCCGATGCCGTTTGGAGGGTTCCTCAACGCCATTCCGCCAGCAGTCTTCCTGCTGATTCACATCGTCCTGTTCGTCCCACACCCTGGCTGAGGTGCTGGACGCCCTGGCCTTCATCGCGATCTTCACCGCCGTCAGCCAGAAGATGCTGGCGGCCCGGAGGGCATAGCCCGTGGGGAGGCGGCGCACGCGCGCGGCGGGGGGAACGGCGGGGGTCCTGGCGGCCCTCGCCCTGGTCCTGGCGGCCGGGTGCGCCCGGGGCGGGAGCGCTGCGCCCGTGGCCGCCACCCGCGTGGAGATGCCGCCCAGCTACCGGTTTGAGCCTGCCGTGATCACCGTGCGGCCCGGCAGCACGGTGACCTGGCACAACGCCGATAACTTCACCCACTCGGTGGCTGTCCTGGGGGGCGGTTTCCCCTTCCTGAACCTGCGCCCCGGCCAGTCGGCACGCCTCACCTTCTCCCGGCCGGGGGTGTACGATTACGTCTGCACGTATCACGCGCAGGACATGAAGGGCAGGGTCATCGTGACCGGCCCCTGAGCCGTTGACGAGACCCGCCGCCTCGGCCAGGATGAAGACCAGATCCCGCCCGGGAGGTCTCTCATGCCGCACTACCGCTACCTGATCATCGGCGCCGGCATGGCCGGCGACGCAGCCGTGAGGGGAATCCGCGAGGTCGACGCCTCGGGAACCATCGGTGTCCTGGGCGCGGAACCCCACCCGCCGTACAACCGCCCACCCCTGTCCAAGGGCCTGTGGAAGGGGCAGCCCGAAGAGCAGATCTGGCGCGACACCGCCGCTCTGGGCGCCGAGCTCCACCTGGGGCGTCGGGCGGTGCGGATCGACAAGGCCGGGCACCTGGTGGTGGATGACCGGGGCGCGACCTACACCTACGAGAAGCTGCTGCTGGCCACCGGTGGACAGCCCCGGCGCCTGCCCCTGGACCCCGCCGGCGAGCATGTCATCTACTTCCGGACTTACGATGACTACCGCCGGCTGCGGGAGCGGGCGACCCCCGGAACCCGGTTCGCCGTCGTCGGCGGCGGGTTCATCGGCTCGGAGATCGCCGCCGCCCTGGCCCTGCAGGGTGTTCAGGTCATCATGCTGTTCCCCGAAGAGGGCATCGGGGCCCGCCTGTTCCCCCCGGGGCTCAGCCGGTTTCTCAACGACTACTACCGCGAGCGGGGAGTGGAGGTGCGGGCGGGAGAACTGGCCGCGGGCCTGGAAGCCCGCGGCGGGCGGCTGGCCCTGCGCACCGATCGCGGGCAGGAGGTGGAGGTGGACGGGGTGGTGGCCGGCATCGGCATCCAGCCCAACGATCAGCTGGCCGCCGCCGCCACCCTGCGCACCGACGACGGGATTGTGGTGGACGACTACCTGCGCACCAGCGACCCCGACATCTACGCCGCCGGAGACGTGGCGCGCTTTTTCGCCCCCGCCCTGGGGTCCCGGATCCGGGTGGAGCACGAGGACAACGCCAACACCATGGGCCAGGCGGCCGGCCGCAACATGGCCGGACGCGCCGAGCCCTACCACCACCTCCCGTTCTTCTACTCGGACCTGTTTGACCTGGGCTACGAAGCCGTCGGAGACGTGGACGCGCGCCTGCAGGTGGTGGAGGACTGGAGAGAACCGTACCGGGAAGGCGTGGTGTACTACCTGCGGGAGGGTCGGGTGCGGGGCGTGCTGCTGTGGAACGTGTGGGAGCAGGTGGAGCACGCCCGGGCGCTGATCGCGACCGCGGGACCCCACCACCCGGAGTCGCTGCGCGGTCGCCTGCCCGTCTGACGCCATGTCCTCGGGTTCGGCCC from Armatimonadota bacterium includes these protein-coding regions:
- a CDS encoding cupredoxin domain-containing protein, whose protein sequence is MGRRRTRAAGGTAGVLAALALVLAAGCARGGSAAPVAATRVEMPPSYRFEPAVITVRPGSTVTWHNADNFTHSVAVLGGGFPFLNLRPGQSARLTFSRPGVYDYVCTYHAQDMKGRVIVTGP
- a CDS encoding FAD-dependent oxidoreductase; the encoded protein is MPHYRYLIIGAGMAGDAAVRGIREVDASGTIGVLGAEPHPPYNRPPLSKGLWKGQPEEQIWRDTAALGAELHLGRRAVRIDKAGHLVVDDRGATYTYEKLLLATGGQPRRLPLDPAGEHVIYFRTYDDYRRLRERATPGTRFAVVGGGFIGSEIAAALALQGVQVIMLFPEEGIGARLFPPGLSRFLNDYYRERGVEVRAGELAAGLEARGGRLALRTDRGQEVEVDGVVAGIGIQPNDQLAAAATLRTDDGIVVDDYLRTSDPDIYAAGDVARFFAPALGSRIRVEHEDNANTMGQAAGRNMAGRAEPYHHLPFFYSDLFDLGYEAVGDVDARLQVVEDWREPYREGVVYYLREGRVRGVLLWNVWEQVEHARALIATAGPHHPESLRGRLPV